GTCCAGAAAGCTCCCCGACAAGGACTCGAACCTTGGACCTAGCGGTTAACAGCCGCTTGCTCTACCAACTGAGCTATCGGGGAATCCGGCAGGCCGCCAGGGTGATCCCCCGGCGGGCACTTCCAAGCCTCGTATGGTATCGCAGCCTGTGCGGGCCAGCAAGGCGACCGCACGGCGGCGCGGGGCCGAGGGCGAGGTCCGCGGCGCGTCACTCGGACGCCGATTCGCGGCGTTTTTCCATCACCACGCAGTTGCCACGCCCGTCGTACTCGACGCGGGTCATGAAGTTGCGCATCAGCATGATTCCCCGGCCCGAGGGCACGTCGATCCGCTCGTCAGAGGTTGGGTCGGGCACCTGATCGGGGTCGAATCCCGGGCCTTCGTCGCAGATGCGAATCCAGCAGTGGTCGACGGCGACGCGGCACTCGACCTGGACCTGCTTGCTCGGATCGCCGCCGTTGCCGTGGCGGATGGCGTTGACCAGGGCCTCTTCCATGGCGAGGTGGACGCTGAAGATATCGCGCTCGACCCACTCGTGGCGCGATAGCGCCGCCAGGAGGGCGTCGAGCACCTGCTTGCCGGCCTGCGGATCACTGGGAATGACCCGCTGGTCGTGATAAAGCCAACCTTGGTTGGGCATCGACGGGTTCGCCACGCTGGGCAGCCTCGAAAAGTCGCCGGAGATCGCACGGGCGGAGACGTGAGCAGCCGCGCCGCCCGCAGGAAGTGTGCCGTCAGAACGCCTCCAGGGCTTCGGCCTCGTCCTCGCGGATGTCGAACATCTTGTTCAACTTGGTGATCGCGAAGACCTCGTAGATTTCCGGGCGGATATTGCAAAGCTTCAAGGTCCCGCCGTGGGCCTTGACCTTCTTGTCGAGGGTGATGAGCTTGCCGAGCGCGGCGCTCGACAGGAAATCGACCGTGTTGAAATTCAACAGGATCTTCTTGCGGTTCTCGGTCTCGACGAGCTGAAACAATTCGAGACCCAGGTCTTGAATGTTTTGTTCGTCGAGAATCTTGCGATCGACGAAGTGCACGACGGCCACGTCGCCCACTTCGGATACATCCAAGCGCCGATGCACACTCATGTACCGCTCTCCTGCACGCTATGCCGAGGGTGTGGCCGCAGGGGCCGCTTCGCCGGGATGCAACCCGTTGCCCCGACCAGTCGTCGCCGCAAGCCCTTGGGGAGAGTGTTATTCCGCCAAGCCGGGGGTGTCAAGCGCCGGGCACACTCTTGCCTTGGGGCGAACTACCGCGCGGCCCGCGCCGAACCCGCGGGGCCGGATTTGAGCACGGCACGCGAAAGCAGCAGGTAGTTGTCGCCACGAAACTCCGTCACGGTCCCCGAGACGCTCCAGGGAAGGCTCGATTTGCCCGCTTCCTGCAGGGTCTTGGTGACCCGTTCGGCGTTGAGGTTTTCCAGGATGACCAGCGGCCGGATTTCATCCTGTGGCTGAAAGACCAGCCGCTCGCCAACGTGGCGAAAATTGCCCCGGATGTCGTCGACCTGAGAGCCTTCGCGGGTGAGAGGCGCTTCGGATCGTTCGAGGGCCCTTTGGCTATCGCGCTGGCGGGCGTCGAGGCGATCGGTACCCATCCGGTCGCCGCGCCCCGCAGGGTATTCGGCGCTGGCTTGGGCCAACCAGGAAAGCATCACGACGGCCAGCCCGGCCGTGAGACGACGGCGGCCGGACCCGCGGTAGGTCGAGTCGAACATGGATTGCGCCTGGGCGAGGGCGAGCGCGCGCGGCGATTGCGGCGGCGGGGTTGGTCAGTGGCTAATTCGGCCAGTCCGCGCGCCAAACTCACGCTCTTACGGCCGGCGCCGTACGTCCGGCACAACCGCCACCAGACAAGACCCAGGCGGCACGTCGTCTTTGGGCAACATGCCGTCGAGTTCTCGCCTCGTGAGGATCCGGCGAGCGCGCCGCTTGCGGCGACTGTTCTTCGTGCGGAAGATGAAATTCGGCCACCGTTTACGCGCAGATCACTACGCGCGGCGCCGAGCGCGGAACGGACTTTGCCCGTTGGACGCATTCCGTTCATCAGGGTGTCCCATGTCTCGAACCTGTGTATCGATCGCCAGTTGCCTGGCGCTGCTCGCGGTCGTGCCGCTGCTCGGAGGAGCGAGCCGTTCGGTCGCGGCGGAAGTGCAGGTCGTGCTGCGCGACGGCCGCACGGCTCAGGGCGAGGTCGATAGCCGCACGGACACAGAACGGCTTTGGCTGCGCACCGAAGGCGCACGCCATCAGTGGACGCAATCGATCCCCTGGCTGTCGGTCGTCGAAGTACGCCAAGCGGGACAGGTGCTGGCCCGAGAACAAATCGTTGCCCAGGCGACGGCCCCCACCCGGCGGCTGTTGTGGCGGAGCACGGAACCTGCGTCAAATTCCGAACCGTCGACGCAGGTTGAACCCGCGGCTGCATGGTTCGACGTGCAGCTACCGGTACGCAGTGTTTACGTCGACGCGTTTGCCGCCAATTGGGACGCCGACGTGGCGGTCGACGGCCTTGTCGTGCAATTTACGGCGGCCGATCGCTGGGGTCGCCCGACGGCCGCGAGCGGGACGCTCGAAATCGATTTGTATGGCTTTCGCGATCTGACCCGGCGCTACGCCGCGAGCCTGGACCGCTTTGCCCATTGGTCGGTTGGCGTCGCCGCCGAACAGTTTGGTCCCGAGGGACTGTTCGTCGAACTTCCCTATCAAGGCGTACAGCCCGAGTTCGACGTGGCCGTGGCGCCGCGCGGCCTGATTCGCGTGCGGTTCAGCTCGCCGGGGTCGGGGGTGTTCGAGGCCACGGCCACCGACGTACGGTTGCGCCCGTATAGCGCCTTCCGCGATCGTCTCCAGCAGTGGACCGGTTCGCGGTTCTTGCCGAGCGAGTCTGCCGGCGGAACGACGCGCAAGCGGTCGTCACATGCCCGTTGAACGGGGGCCTAAGACCACTCCCCCGCCGGCTATCCGGCGGGTTTCGGCATTGCCAGGCTGTGCAAGATCAGCACCGCCCCGATCGATCCGATGCACCAGCCGAGCCACTCGGGCGGCGTAATCGACTTGCGCGGCGCGACCGGACCCAGGCTGGGCAAGAACGAGACGGTCCGCTCGGAGATACTCGAGCTGCTGGACCCTTTGGCCTTGGCCAAGACCCTGCTCGCCTGCTCGTTGAGTACGTAGGTATCGACCATGCGGAACTGGATGCCCAGCAGCAGCAGGACGATGCCGACGAGGAAATACTGATTCCGATTGATCTCCACCGCAATTGCTCCAGCAACCGCAGGGCCCGTGTGTAATGCAACCTCGCTCGACACAGGCTGTGGTCGACTGGGTGGCCGCCGCCGTGCGGACCCGTGATGTCGCTTGGTAGTATCGAGCGGCGCGCTTCGCACTCTTCAGCGAACACGCGCGGGACGAGCTTGCAATTCGCCCGAGCGGGCCCCGTACGACGGTCGTGCAGATCGTGGCCGGAAAGTCGAATCTGCGGAGAAGTGCAACCGCGCGGCGCGGGACCTTGTAGCTCGATTAACCGTCGCTACGCCCCTCAGTCGTCGATGAGCCCGGCGCCGATCTCGGCCAAGGGCTCGAAACGCGCCAGCGGCTGTCGCCCCGCCCAGGCGATTCCGCGCAGCAAGACCAGCCGGTAAAGCGGATCGCCGAAGGTCCGCAGGAAATGCCCCGGCGTCGTACAGAAGACCCGGCCAGGGCCGGCCTCGTGGGTCCAGATTTGCGGTCGGGCTTGGCCGAGTTCATCGGCCGTCGCCAGGACGTTCACCCGGCCCGGATCGCCGTCGAAGTCCCAGTAAGTTTCGTCGACCAACTCAAGTCGGGGCAGGCCGTGGAAAAAGGAGCCCTGTGCGGCCGCGGTCGCCTTGAGTTCGGCTGGGCCATGGCGGAATTGCAGACGCGGACGCTGTCCGGCGAGGCCAAATCGTTCGGCCAGCCGCTGCGGTGCACGGTCTTCGACGAGACCTGCGTGAATCGCCACGACACCTCCGCCTCGCCCGAGGTGAGCGTCGAGTTCGGCGTAGTCCTGGTCGCTCCAATGATGATGCCAGAAGTACCAGATCATCACCTGCGACTGCCGCCAGTCGTCCGACGACGGCCAGTCGAAAGGAGTGCGAATCGCGACCCGGGGAGCTTGGCCGAGTAGTTCACGCCACTGTGCCTGCCAGGTCGGATACTCGTGTTCGCCCGGACCGTGGTCCTTCTTGCTGGCGACCAGGCACAGGGTCAGCGGTTCGGCGGTCGCGTTGGGATCGACGGGCAATCGTGCGGCGGCCAACTCGCTCCGGCGCCGAGGGCCAGGTGCGGAATGTACTTCGCGGGCAGCCACCTGTTCAGACATCGAGCCAGGGTCTCTGCAACAATCCTAGGGCCGAAAGTACCCCCCAGTATGTCGCCCTTCGCGGCCGACGCCAAACCTTGCTCGGCGAACGGCCGGTGGCATGCCTGTGGGAGCGTCCAGCGGCGCTTCAAGGGCTCTCGATTGCCGGGCGACTCAAGGCCGGGCAAACCTGCAAGGTCAGACGCAACACCTCGTCGACCGTCACCTCGCGCATGCAGACGTTGTCGCGGCAGGGCGAACTGCGGTGATTGAACGCGTGCAGGCAGGGGCTGCACGCCAGCCCGGACCACAGCGAGTGGTTGTGCGGTGTCAACGGCGAGTACAGCTGCGGAGTTTCGGGCCCGAAGATCGAAACGATCGGGATGTCGGTCAAGGCAGCCATGTGACCGGGCCCACAATCGCTGGTGACGAGCACGTCGGCCAGCGTGAACAACGTGACCAGGCTACGGAGCGTCGTGTCGCCGGCGAGCGAGAAGCATTGCGTCGGCGAAATCTCGCGGGCCAGCGCTTCGGAAGCCGTCCGCTCGGTTTTCAAGCCGGTCAGCAGGATCGTGGCCTGCGGCGACAGGTCCAGCACGCGACGTCCGAGTTCGAGAAATCGCTCGCGGGGCCAGCGCCGCAGCGGCAAGAGGTCGATCAGGTTGCAATTCAAGATCACCAGCGGCCCGGCGGCCCCAGCTCCGCAGCGGCTCGCCAGCAACTGCCGCATGTCGGCCACTTCGGCCGCTGAAGGCTGGAACAGCGGCAAGCGATATTTGTCCAGACGGATGGCACGCTTCAGCAGCGGGACCTGCCCGGCCGGCGCGTCCAGGGCCTCGACTAGCGTCAGAAACTGTGCGCTGGCGTGGTTGTAGTAGTTGCACGCCACGCGATGGGTCAACAGATCGCCGCGGTACAGCCCCTCGGTCGTATAGCGGTCGAGTCCCACGCGCACCTTCGCGCCCGAGAGTCCCGCGAGAATTGCGGAGATGCGCGAAAACCCCTCGAGATCGATGACGCAATCGATGTCCTCTCGACGGCACCGTTTGAGAAAGGCCAGCACATCGACGGCGAACGTCCAGAGATTTCGGTCCCGAATAGTGATCAGGTTCTCCCCGCGAAAGAACCCGAGCAGGTCGTGGATCTCGCGATTGCCCGCGAGCATCAAGCAGAACAGGTTTTCGCGGCCCACGCGCCGGGCAGCGGCCTCGAAGGCGGGCATCGTCAGCACGATCGCCCCCATTTCCGCCAGCTTGATGAATACGATCTTGCGCGGGGCAGCCGTCGTACGACGGCCGCGCAACAGCCGGCTCAGGCGCAGCAGCAGCGTCAGCATCCAGCACAGGGGGATGCCGATCCAGATATCGAGCGTGCGGCTGGTCTTTTCGTTCAATGCGGGGCCCTCGCGCGCCCGACCATGGTTCGTGCGACCGGCCGCGTCAAGACGCACGGCCCGCGGTCGTGCCGGGCTTTTCCAGGATCCGCTCGATCAGCCCGCTCGTCGAGTAGTCGCCTTGCATCGGCACGCGGATCACCTGGCCGCCATGAGCCTGGACCAGCTCGTGGCCCACGACTTCCGCCAGCTCGTATTGTGCCGCCTTGACGAGCACGTCGGGCAGGATTCGCCCGATCAGGGGCTCGACGCTGACTTCGTCGAACAACACGACGAAATCGACGGTTTCCAGCGCCGCCAGCATCTCGGCCCGGCCACGCTCGTCGATGATCGGGCGGTGCGAGCCCTTGAGCTGGCGAACGCTGACGTCGCTGTTCAGGCCGACGACCAGGCAGTCGCCGAGCTTGCGCGCCTCGCGCAGCAGGCCCACATGGCCGGGGTGAATCAGGTCGAAACACCCGTTGGTCATCACGATGCGATGCCCGGCTTGCTTGCGGCGCGACAACTGGGGCAGCAGCTCCTCGAGACTGACGATTTTGCGCCGTCCGGGATAGTCGCCGCCGCGCAGCTCGCGCATGAGGTCTTCGCGCGAAAGCGGGACCACGCCCAGACGTTCGACCTCCAGGCCGCCGGCCAGATTCGCCAGTTCGACGACCTGGGCGTGCGGTAAGCCGAAGGACAGGCAGAAGCCGATCACCGACAGGACCATGTCGCCGGCGCCGGTGATGTCGTACACCTCGCGAGGGCGACATGGGGCCAGGCCGCGCTCGCCGGTCCGCGTGGCCCAGGCCATGCCGTCGCGGTCGAGCGTGACGATGGCCGACTCCACGCCGAAATCGAGCAACGCCGCGGCGGCCGCGAGTCCTTCCTCGGGCGTGCCGATCGTCCGCCCAGTGGCCAGGCTGGCCTCGAGCCGATTGGGTGTGATGCAGGCGCAACCGGCATAGCGCCGATAGTCGCCACCACGAATCGGGTCGGCCACGACCGCCAGGCCCCGCCGCCGTGCTTCGGCGACGATGCGCGGGACCATGTCGCCCGAGCAGACCCCCTTGTTGTAATCGCTCACCAGCACCAGCTCGACCTGGTCGAGCTGTGCAACGATGCGCGCGAACAGGGCTTCGCGCAGGTCGTGGGACAATGGGTGATCGGCTTCGTAGTCGATACGGATAATCTGTTGCGGATGGCGGCTTTGTGCCCGCCCCAGAAAGCGCTCTTTGACCGTCGTCGGGCGCCCGGGGTCGGGCAAGATGGCCGTTGCGTCGACTTGCGCCGCCGCGAGCAGCTCGCCAATGCGCGTGGCGTGCTCGTCGGTGCCCACAATCGCCGCCAGGCGTACGTCGCAATCGAGGGCCGCCAGCATCGAGACGACGCTACCTGCCCCGCCCAGTCGCTGTTCGTGGCGATCGACGCGCAGCAGCGGAATGGGTGCCTCGGGGCTGATGCGGTCGACGTTGCCCCAGACATATCGATCGAGGATGACGTCGCCGACGACGAGGATCCGGGGTCGCTGCGCGCGTTCGAGCACCGAGATCAGATCTTGCGACATGACGACAGCGGCGATTCGGACCGAGACGGGTGCGGACACGTAAGCACGAAGGACCGGACTTCAGTATAGCCGCCCAACACTGGAGATAGCGCCCGAAAGCGGCCACCCGCTGCTACAAACCGCGCCGTTAGGCGGTCAGCGGCGGTGCAAAATCGGCCCAAGCCTGATAGGCGGACAAGACGACTCGGGCATCTAGATTGGCCGGCAGAAACAGTCCTCGGACCCGCGCACGGCGGATGACCCCTTTTTCCAGCCGCTCGCCAAACAAGCGGTGCTGTAGCACCCAGCCGCCGGTGCCAAGTGTGCAGCACGACGTCGGATCGGCGAACTCTCGCGCATCGTCCGGATGCAGCATCTCGACGTAGCGCAGCTTGGTCTGGCCCGCTTCGATTTCGAAGGCCACGGGCATCGCGGTGAGCGGGATTCCCGTCGTCCAGCGCTGCCACTGGCCGGTCGCAGTGAGCTGCTCAACAGTGTTCGACGCGATCACGCTGCGTGTGGCCAGCGCGGGCCAGCTATCCAGCAAATCGGTTTGCGTCGAGACCTGGAGATCGATGACTGCCAGCGCCGCCTCGGGCACACACGGCGCTTGTCCCCAGCGCCAGTAGATCTGCACTCGGGCCGGACGCGCCTCGGTCGGATCGAACGTCGTCACCAGATCGCCGTCGCGCGTGAAGCAGTCGCTCTGGGGGACCAAGGCATCCGCTTTCGCGTCGATTAGGACGCCGAGCAATTTCAGATCGTCGCACGAGATCCCGGCGACGCGCCACCGCTGCAAGCCAAGCCCTGGTTGTGCGAGGGTGATTTCCGCGGCGACTTGCCCTGCGCGAAGCAGTGCGACGCCAGATTCCCTTTGCCAACTAGCGGCGATCGGTGGGTTTGCGGCAGCCGACGTCATCGCGGATTGCCCCGTCGAAAAACAAAAAACCCCGCCGTCCGCGGTCAGGCGAAACGGCGGGGCCGGAACAGAGAAGAGGCCGAAAAAATGATCCGCTAGCCGGGACAGGATGATGACGGGTGCCTGAGAAGCTTTCGTTCGCGACAGGAACTTATTGCTTGCTCAGCGTCCCTTAGCTAACGAATCGCATCTTACCAGCCCCACCAGCGGTGTCCAGAAGATTTGTCAAAAAACTGAACCGGCGGGGTCTACGTCGAGAATCGGTGTCTCGCGGGCTCGTTTCTGAACCCCGGTTCTGCTGCCGGCAAGAGCCGTTTCGGTGCGGCGGGCGCGGCCTATAATCGGCGGTCTTTGAGTTGCCCGCGTGTGCCTTTGGGAAGGAAGGAGCGAGCCATGGCCGACTATCTCGAGGTTTGTGAAACCGCTGCCCGGGCCGGTGGCCAGGTGCTCCGAGATTGGGCCGGCCGCTTCGCCGTCCGCGAAAAAGGCCCTGCCGATCTGGTTACCGAAGCCGACCTGGCGTCGCAGGAAACGATTCGCGAAATCGTGCTCAAGGCGTTTCCCAGCCACGGGTTTCTCGGCGAAGAGGGCGGCGGCATCCCGGCCGGTCCCGAGGGCTTTCGGTGGATCGTCGATCCCTTGGACGGAACATCGAATTACGTCCACGGCCTGGCTTACTACAGCGTATCGGTGGCTCTTGAGTGCCAGGGCGAGCTTCTCGCGGGCGCGGTTTACGACCCGGTGATCGACCACATGTTCTCTGCGGCCGCCGGTCAACCCGCGCACCGCAACGGCGAAACGCTCCAGGTCAGCCGTTGCACTCGCATGGACGATGCCATGGTGGCCGCGAGCCTTGCCGCGCGGCTCAGCCCTGACCATCAGGAAATGCGGGATTTTGTCGCGGTAACGTGCCATTGCCAGACGATTCGCCGCCTGGGCTCGGCGGCCTTGAACCTGTGCCACGTGGCGAGCGGCAACCTGGACGCCTACTGGGCCATTAGCAACCAGCCCTGGGACATCGCCGCAGGTTTTCTCATCGCCCGACAGGCCGGAGCCGTGATCACGGAGCTCGACGGCGGCCCGGTCGATCTGGCTCGTCCCCGATTCATTGCCGCTTCGAGCGAGCCGCTACGAGCCGAACTGCAGGCGATTCTGGCCGCAACGCGAACAGCATAAAGCACTTGCAGCGTGCATCGCGTCGCATCTCGGGTCGTGCTGCCCCGAGCAGGGGGAGCTCTGAAACTTGGTGCCCCCGTCAAGGCTAGTTAGACTAAATCTGGTCGGAACATTCGGCGTATCAATCCCGTCTTGCGCCGCCTGCTTGCGCGATATTGGCGGTCGTCTTTTCCCATGACATCACGACGCAAGGGGGCCGAGCGCGGGCTCCTGGCGGCGCTGTTGCTTCTGCTGCTGGCCAACCCGGTTGGCCTTGCTCAGCAACCGCCCGAGTCCGCGCCACCGCTGCCCCCTGTCAGCCCAACGACGGTTGCTTCGCCGCCTGGCGAGTCGCAGGCGGTCCAGCCCGCGCCCGTTGCCGAGCGTCAGCCATCGGTCTTTTACCTGCCGGACGAAACGGGCAAGCTCCAGCCCGTGTTGAATTTTCCGTTGGCCGATTTCCAGGAGTTGTTGGCTCTCCGCGAAGCCGAGGCAGGCAGCGCCGCTCGGCCGAAATACTCGCTCGAACTTTCGATCGAGGGCAGCGAGCAGCCCGGCCATGCGGCCCTCGAAATTGTAGCCATCGTCAAAGCGGCCAGCGAAGGCTGGACGCGCGTGGCGTTGGGGATGCCCGGCGCGGCGCTGATCGACGCGCCGCAATACGAAGGCGAAGGCGAATTCTTCCTGGACTACCAGCGGGCGGCGGCGCCCCAGGAACAGGACGAGGGCTACGTCGTCTGGCTGCGCGGCGACGCCGCACAAATCCACCGGATCGCATTTTCCATGCGCGTGGCCATTGCGCGAATCGGCGAAGAATCCCGGCTCAAGCTGCAACTGCCTCAAGCCGAGCCGGCCAGGCTGCGATTTCAAGCGGCCGTTGCCGCTGCCCAAACCACACTGAGCACCGGCGCGGTGCTCGTCGATCAAACGACGAACGAAACGGGTACGCTTCTCGACATC
This window of the Pirellulales bacterium genome carries:
- a CDS encoding ThuA domain-containing protein; protein product: MSEQVAAREVHSAPGPRRRSELAAARLPVDPNATAEPLTLCLVASKKDHGPGEHEYPTWQAQWRELLGQAPRVAIRTPFDWPSSDDWRQSQVMIWYFWHHHWSDQDYAELDAHLGRGGGVVAIHAGLVEDRAPQRLAERFGLAGQRPRLQFRHGPAELKATAAAQGSFFHGLPRLELVDETYWDFDGDPGRVNVLATADELGQARPQIWTHEAGPGRVFCTTPGHFLRTFGDPLYRLVLLRGIAWAGRQPLARFEPLAEIGAGLIDD
- a CDS encoding inositol monophosphatase; this translates as MADYLEVCETAARAGGQVLRDWAGRFAVREKGPADLVTEADLASQETIREIVLKAFPSHGFLGEEGGGIPAGPEGFRWIVDPLDGTSNYVHGLAYYSVSVALECQGELLAGAVYDPVIDHMFSAAAGQPAHRNGETLQVSRCTRMDDAMVAASLAARLSPDHQEMRDFVAVTCHCQTIRRLGSAALNLCHVASGNLDAYWAISNQPWDIAAGFLIARQAGAVITELDGGPVDLARPRFIAASSEPLRAELQAILAATRTA
- a CDS encoding glycosyltransferase family 9 protein yields the protein MNEKTSRTLDIWIGIPLCWMLTLLLRLSRLLRGRRTTAAPRKIVFIKLAEMGAIVLTMPAFEAAARRVGRENLFCLMLAGNREIHDLLGFFRGENLITIRDRNLWTFAVDVLAFLKRCRREDIDCVIDLEGFSRISAILAGLSGAKVRVGLDRYTTEGLYRGDLLTHRVACNYYNHASAQFLTLVEALDAPAGQVPLLKRAIRLDKYRLPLFQPSAAEVADMRQLLASRCGAGAAGPLVILNCNLIDLLPLRRWPRERFLELGRRVLDLSPQATILLTGLKTERTASEALAREISPTQCFSLAGDTTLRSLVTLFTLADVLVTSDCGPGHMAALTDIPIVSIFGPETPQLYSPLTPHNHSLWSGLACSPCLHAFNHRSSPCRDNVCMREVTVDEVLRLTLQVCPALSRPAIESP
- a CDS encoding STAS domain-containing protein codes for the protein MSVHRRLDVSEVGDVAVVHFVDRKILDEQNIQDLGLELFQLVETENRKKILLNFNTVDFLSSAALGKLITLDKKVKAHGGTLKLCNIRPEIYEVFAITKLNKMFDIREDEAEALEAF
- a CDS encoding ATP-binding protein, whose protein sequence is MPNQGWLYHDQRVIPSDPQAGKQVLDALLAALSRHEWVERDIFSVHLAMEEALVNAIRHGNGGDPSKQVQVECRVAVDHCWIRICDEGPGFDPDQVPDPTSDERIDVPSGRGIMLMRNFMTRVEYDGRGNCVVMEKRRESASE
- a CDS encoding bifunctional heptose 7-phosphate kinase/heptose 1-phosphate adenyltransferase: MSQDLISVLERAQRPRILVVGDVILDRYVWGNVDRISPEAPIPLLRVDRHEQRLGGAGSVVSMLAALDCDVRLAAIVGTDEHATRIGELLAAAQVDATAILPDPGRPTTVKERFLGRAQSRHPQQIIRIDYEADHPLSHDLREALFARIVAQLDQVELVLVSDYNKGVCSGDMVPRIVAEARRRGLAVVADPIRGGDYRRYAGCACITPNRLEASLATGRTIGTPEEGLAAAAALLDFGVESAIVTLDRDGMAWATRTGERGLAPCRPREVYDITGAGDMVLSVIGFCLSFGLPHAQVVELANLAGGLEVERLGVVPLSREDLMRELRGGDYPGRRKIVSLEELLPQLSRRKQAGHRIVMTNGCFDLIHPGHVGLLREARKLGDCLVVGLNSDVSVRQLKGSHRPIIDERGRAEMLAALETVDFVVLFDEVSVEPLIGRILPDVLVKAAQYELAEVVGHELVQAHGGQVIRVPMQGDYSTSGLIERILEKPGTTAGRAS